A portion of the Malania oleifera isolate guangnan ecotype guangnan chromosome 3, ASM2987363v1, whole genome shotgun sequence genome contains these proteins:
- the LOC131150153 gene encoding 60 kDa jasmonate-induced protein-like: protein MVADDSVAVNDRYRRLGHALVEVFSVRINDIDGESHLYGTIKVIDGLSLQYIYDRKREDPELVSAGDAILLTGPARSISAYDSFTIDVNLMDDSKTSTNDEVIRELFTWNVYLTASNVYNEPMTDKVVGKNGSATVDYIVMSNAVQANVEITLINGDGKDLIELNGFVTARGDEFVNECMLFRKTNNENIEVRCGQLIPMSRSTIAVPLDSSLVVKAELIDRDRDTNHEIANGAAVFPTNLSGTYTENILGNNGEIQVKVTWINM from the coding sequence ATGGTGGCTGATGATAGCGTGGCCGTCAATGATAGATACCGTCGGCTTGGACACGCACTAGTGGAGGTGTTCTCAGTGCGGATCAACGATATCGATGGAGAGAGCCACCTCTATGGTACAATTAAAGTTATAGATGGACTGAGTTTGCAGTACATTTACGATCGTAAAAgggaggatccagaattagtatCTGCAGGTGACGCTATTTTGTTAACCGGCCCAGCTCGATCCATATCAGCATATGATAGTTTCACCATTGATGTGAATCTCATGGATGATAGCAAAACTTCCACAAATGATGAAGTCATCCGGGAGCTGTTCACATGGAATGTCTACTTGACAGCAAGTAATGTGTACAATGAACCCATGACGGATAAGGTCGTTGGCAAGAATGGTTCAGCGACAGTGGACTACATAGTGATGAGCAATGCGGTGCAAGCCAATGTGGAGATTACCCTCATAAATGGAGATGGGAAGGATCTGATTGAACTAAATGGATTCGTCACAGCTCGCGGTGACGAATTTGTGAATGAATGTATGCTCTTTAGGAAGACAAATAATGAGAATATAGAAGTAAGATGCGGGCAACTTATTCCCATGTCCAGATCTACAATAGCTGTGCCGTTGGACTCCTCCCTTGTAGTTAAGGCAGAACTAATTGATCGTGATAGGGATACTAATCACGAGATTGCAAACGGTGCTGCTGTCTTCCCTACTAATTTGTCCGGTACATACACcgaaaatattttagggaataACGGAGAAATTCAAGTCAAGGTGACTTGGATAAATATGTAA